The Candidatus Koribacter versatilis Ellin345 genome has a segment encoding these proteins:
- a CDS encoding TonB-dependent receptor, with translation MKKSYLAILLATVLVLLCAFPALAQSNTAKLTGTVADAQGAVVPGVSITVTSSKGRATTVQSNASGFYTIAALDPDTYNVDVKQSGFKPITQKITLQTAQQAELNFTMQLGSTSETVEVTSDVPLVDAISSNVSAVIVGRQITELPLNGNNFTQLATLVPGVTRGMPANQQSGEGNQAETFRYAGNGGSAISVNGLRQQANNFLLDGFDNNESLVNTIVFFPPTEAIQEFRVDTSVAPAEFGRAGGGIVNSSIKSGTNSWHGSAFDYLRNSVLDAKTYALGPNDPKPPFRRNQFGGAIGGAIIKNKLFIFGDYQGLRQAQPASLDFATVPTDMMRSGDFSELLGLQRVDGTAVAPIQIRHAGANSSADYVNYVGNIIPSADFVGAGQAYLNAYPEPNVSATNTHCGLVSTLDGLCLQQNYMVQRQQIQNFDDFDIRADYVLRTQDTMFLRYSYGHETDVTTSRLPALPAGFGSGDQFSMPRSWAFGETHTFSPNILNEFRFGWIRANLGYLPPFDDQALSANLGIPNANTSSLLGGGALIGGYNGQLEYTGDYGPYQVPENTYQLADNVSWIKGHHSFKFGANLMWRQVNLFRPKAGKGYFFISGNGGDAFSTGYEVSDVLAGFMNNYQVGPALGFAGTRSWENGIFAQDDWRITNRLTLNLGFRWDVLTWPTEVHNQMSNFDLNPGSGTYGQVVLPGTHGYNDSFVPTDWHNFAPRVGFAYNLFGNGKSVVRGGYGMFYFVDRGGIDNQMAQNAPFAGVSQYNYTNGYRFTLGGQAPLNSVDPTQGGAVGMPDKNDFNIDFTNPANLSMVSYLNRNVPASVQEWNLQFEQELGVNTSFMLAYVGNKGTHLTSYHDFNRQFYNQANGDKNFPAMGSLTVHDTSGNSNYNSLQAQLTRRMTKGLQFNASYTWAHAIDDSQGAFDANNGVVDYFNLAHERANSLLDFRQRFVFNALYELPFGHGRQWGNSWNGVTNAVLGGWQFNPILTLSSGSPFDLGGIGNPQTRPDLVGQLHQLNSVNGMWFDTSAFAVPASNGTGVFLAPGTAPRNPFTGPGTEIFDFSVQKTFAITERVRTEFTSQFFNAFNTPQFAQPDGNFYDGNFGRVTNTRLNSERQVQFGLRVLF, from the coding sequence ATGAAGAAGTCTTACCTGGCGATTCTGCTCGCCACGGTATTGGTTTTGTTGTGCGCGTTTCCCGCCTTAGCACAATCCAATACAGCAAAGTTGACCGGAACAGTCGCAGACGCGCAGGGTGCAGTCGTCCCCGGCGTCAGCATTACTGTCACCAGCTCGAAAGGTCGTGCAACTACGGTCCAGAGCAATGCTTCCGGCTTCTACACGATTGCTGCGTTGGATCCCGATACCTATAACGTGGATGTGAAGCAGTCCGGATTCAAACCCATCACGCAAAAGATCACGCTTCAGACTGCCCAGCAGGCGGAACTGAACTTCACCATGCAATTAGGTTCGACCTCAGAGACCGTTGAGGTTACCAGCGATGTTCCGCTCGTCGACGCCATCAGCTCGAACGTGAGCGCCGTCATCGTCGGCCGCCAGATTACCGAGCTCCCGCTCAACGGCAACAACTTCACGCAGCTTGCAACCCTCGTCCCGGGCGTCACTCGCGGTATGCCGGCCAATCAACAGTCTGGAGAGGGCAACCAGGCCGAAACATTCCGCTATGCGGGCAACGGCGGTTCCGCCATCTCCGTAAACGGTCTTCGTCAGCAGGCGAACAACTTCCTGCTCGATGGTTTCGACAACAACGAGAGCCTGGTGAACACGATTGTGTTCTTCCCGCCGACCGAGGCGATCCAGGAATTCCGCGTTGACACCAGCGTTGCGCCGGCAGAATTCGGCCGCGCCGGCGGTGGCATCGTCAACTCGTCTATCAAGTCAGGCACCAACAGCTGGCACGGCTCTGCATTCGACTATCTTCGCAACAGCGTCCTGGATGCGAAGACCTACGCATTGGGTCCGAATGACCCGAAGCCCCCCTTCCGCCGCAACCAGTTTGGCGGCGCAATTGGCGGCGCGATCATCAAGAACAAGCTTTTCATTTTCGGTGATTATCAGGGCCTTCGGCAGGCGCAGCCGGCCAGTCTCGACTTCGCGACTGTCCCGACCGACATGATGCGCAGTGGCGATTTCTCCGAATTGTTGGGACTGCAACGCGTGGACGGAACGGCGGTAGCGCCCATCCAAATTCGCCATGCGGGCGCCAACAGTTCCGCCGATTACGTGAACTACGTTGGGAATATCATCCCCAGCGCTGACTTCGTTGGCGCCGGCCAAGCTTATTTGAACGCCTATCCGGAGCCGAATGTCTCCGCCACGAACACACACTGCGGTCTGGTCTCGACCCTCGATGGCCTCTGCCTGCAGCAGAACTACATGGTCCAGCGGCAGCAGATCCAGAACTTCGATGATTTCGACATCCGTGCCGACTATGTCCTTCGCACCCAGGACACGATGTTCCTGCGCTACAGCTATGGGCACGAAACCGACGTCACGACGTCGCGCCTGCCTGCACTGCCCGCCGGATTTGGTTCCGGCGATCAGTTCAGTATGCCTCGCTCCTGGGCATTCGGTGAAACCCACACTTTCTCCCCAAACATCCTGAACGAGTTCCGCTTCGGATGGATTCGCGCGAACCTCGGCTATCTGCCGCCGTTCGACGACCAGGCCTTGTCGGCAAATCTCGGAATTCCGAACGCCAACACTTCGTCTCTGCTTGGAGGCGGCGCCCTTATCGGTGGTTACAACGGTCAGCTGGAATACACCGGGGACTACGGTCCGTACCAGGTTCCGGAAAACACTTATCAACTCGCCGACAATGTCAGCTGGATCAAGGGTCATCACAGCTTCAAGTTCGGCGCGAACCTAATGTGGCGACAAGTCAACCTCTTCCGTCCCAAGGCGGGCAAGGGTTACTTCTTCATCTCCGGTAACGGTGGCGATGCCTTCTCGACCGGATACGAAGTCTCCGACGTTCTCGCCGGTTTCATGAACAACTACCAGGTTGGTCCGGCACTTGGATTCGCTGGGACCCGCAGCTGGGAAAACGGCATTTTCGCTCAGGACGATTGGCGCATTACCAATCGGCTGACGTTGAACCTCGGCTTCCGCTGGGATGTGCTCACATGGCCCACCGAAGTCCACAACCAGATGTCGAACTTCGACCTGAACCCCGGCAGCGGTACCTATGGACAGGTGGTTCTGCCTGGAACCCACGGCTACAACGATTCGTTCGTTCCGACCGATTGGCATAACTTCGCTCCTCGCGTCGGTTTTGCCTACAACCTGTTTGGCAACGGTAAGTCCGTGGTGCGCGGCGGTTATGGAATGTTCTATTTCGTAGACCGTGGCGGCATCGACAACCAGATGGCGCAGAACGCTCCGTTTGCGGGCGTCTCGCAATACAACTACACCAACGGCTATCGCTTCACGCTCGGCGGCCAGGCTCCACTGAACTCAGTGGATCCGACGCAAGGCGGCGCGGTCGGCATGCCGGACAAGAACGATTTCAACATCGACTTCACCAATCCGGCGAACCTCTCGATGGTGTCGTACCTTAACCGCAACGTACCGGCCAGTGTGCAGGAGTGGAACCTCCAGTTCGAACAGGAACTTGGCGTCAACACCTCCTTCATGCTCGCTTACGTGGGCAACAAGGGCACGCATCTTACCTCGTACCACGACTTCAACCGCCAGTTCTACAACCAGGCCAATGGCGACAAGAACTTCCCAGCCATGGGCAGCCTCACCGTTCACGATACTAGCGGCAACTCAAACTACAACTCGTTGCAGGCGCAGTTGACTCGCCGCATGACCAAGGGCCTGCAGTTCAACGCTTCGTACACCTGGGCCCACGCAATCGACGATTCCCAGGGCGCATTCGACGCCAACAATGGCGTTGTCGATTACTTCAACCTGGCGCATGAGCGCGCGAACTCGTTGCTCGACTTCCGTCAACGCTTCGTGTTCAACGCTCTGTACGAGCTGCCTTTCGGCCACGGACGGCAGTGGGGCAATAGCTGGAACGGCGTCACCAACGCGGTCCTTGGTGGATGGCAGTTCAACCCGATCCTGACGCTCAGCAGCGGATCACCGTTCGACCTCGGTGGAATCGGTAACCCGCAGACGCGTCCTGACCTGGTCGGCCAGCTGCATCAGTTGAACAGCGTGAACGGCATGTGGTTCGACACCAGCGCGTTCGCGGTTCCCGCCTCGAACGGCACCGGCGTCTTCCTCGCGCCTGGCACCGCTCCTCGCAACCCGTTCACCGGACCGGGAACCGAGATCTTCGACTTCTCTGTCCAGAAGACGTTCGCGATCACTGAACGCGTCCGGACCGAGTTCACGTCGCAGTTCTTCAACGCCTTCAACACCCCGCAATTCGCACAGCCGGATGGCAACTTCTACGATGGCAACTTCGGTCGTGTGACCAACACTCGCTTGAACAGCGAACGCCAGGTCCAGTTCGGACTTCGCGTTCTCTTCTAA
- a CDS encoding alpha-amylase family glycosyl hydrolase translates to MCRLSRLVAYLLFSCALFAQAPKISKVDPPNWWANYPHSPMLLLTGENLANAKVSANYPHLKITKSESSADGRYVFVYLDEQKDLKPGTAHFSVQTAGGNTALDFVFDKRPSLEGRAQGLNASDTIYLIMPDRFADGDPSNNDPQNAKGHYDRAKQMAYHGGDLKGVTDHLDYLHDLGVSTVWLTPWWKNDGNSADYHGYHVTDFYGIEDHFGNMKDLQQMVSAAHGKGMKVLMDYVVNHTGPFHPWAEHPPTPTWLHGTPAKHPQPKYNFWPLVDPHGTQADRTPVLEGWFVDRLPDLNVDDPKLTEYLIDNGLWWMETASLDGYRLDTFPYSSREFWSKWHKALFEVYPRTFTIGEVSDGDPAVVSFFQGGRKEYDGIDSGVTTVFDFPTMYAIRDVLIRQQPASKLQEVLEHDALYPNPAVLVPFIGNHDKPRFMGEKGATVPELNAAASLLLTLRGIPQLYAGDEIAMPGGEDPDNRRDFPGGFAGDPQNAFTASGRTPEQQEAFAHLQKLLQLRKQHKALQSGEQTDLFSSEKGFAYYRVSGDDRVLIVLNSGSDAQTIAIPKVQTPLANATSFTALDSAATAQTSGDSVTANVPGMTVAIFQVK, encoded by the coding sequence ATGTGTCGTCTCTCGCGTCTTGTCGCGTATTTGCTTTTTTCCTGCGCTCTGTTTGCGCAGGCCCCCAAAATTTCTAAAGTCGATCCACCCAACTGGTGGGCGAATTATCCGCACAGCCCGATGTTGCTGCTTACGGGCGAGAACCTTGCCAACGCGAAGGTCTCTGCCAATTATCCGCACTTGAAAATCACCAAGTCGGAAAGCAGCGCCGACGGGCGCTACGTCTTCGTTTATCTCGACGAGCAGAAAGATCTCAAGCCCGGCACCGCGCACTTCTCAGTGCAGACGGCGGGCGGAAACACGGCTCTTGATTTTGTTTTCGATAAGCGACCGAGCCTCGAAGGCCGCGCCCAGGGGCTGAACGCCAGTGACACGATTTACCTCATCATGCCCGACCGTTTTGCCGACGGCGATCCGTCGAACAACGATCCGCAGAATGCGAAAGGGCACTACGACCGCGCGAAGCAGATGGCGTATCACGGTGGCGATCTCAAGGGCGTCACCGATCACCTCGATTACCTGCACGATCTAGGCGTGTCGACTGTCTGGCTCACCCCCTGGTGGAAGAACGACGGCAACTCCGCGGATTATCACGGCTATCACGTCACGGATTTCTATGGCATCGAAGATCACTTCGGCAACATGAAGGACCTGCAGCAGATGGTTTCGGCCGCGCACGGCAAGGGCATGAAGGTCCTGATGGATTACGTGGTGAACCACACCGGCCCGTTCCATCCGTGGGCGGAGCATCCGCCAACCCCAACGTGGCTGCACGGCACTCCGGCGAAGCATCCGCAGCCCAAGTACAACTTCTGGCCGCTTGTGGATCCGCATGGCACGCAAGCCGACCGAACGCCGGTCCTCGAAGGCTGGTTCGTGGACCGTCTTCCTGACCTCAACGTGGACGACCCGAAGTTGACGGAATACCTCATCGACAACGGGCTCTGGTGGATGGAAACCGCCAGCCTCGACGGCTATCGCCTCGATACGTTCCCTTATTCCTCGCGCGAGTTCTGGAGCAAGTGGCACAAGGCGCTGTTCGAGGTCTATCCCAGGACGTTCACCATCGGCGAAGTGTCGGATGGCGATCCCGCGGTGGTTTCTTTCTTCCAGGGCGGCCGCAAAGAATACGACGGGATTGATTCCGGCGTGACCACGGTCTTCGATTTCCCGACCATGTACGCGATCCGCGACGTGCTGATCCGGCAGCAACCTGCTTCGAAGCTGCAAGAGGTCCTGGAGCACGACGCGCTGTATCCCAACCCGGCGGTGCTGGTGCCGTTCATCGGCAACCACGACAAACCGCGCTTCATGGGCGAGAAAGGCGCGACCGTGCCGGAGTTGAATGCCGCCGCCAGCCTGCTGCTCACGTTGCGCGGCATCCCGCAACTCTACGCAGGCGATGAAATCGCCATGCCGGGCGGCGAGGATCCCGATAATCGCCGCGACTTCCCAGGCGGTTTCGCGGGTGATCCACAAAACGCTTTCACTGCGTCGGGACGTACCCCAGAACAGCAGGAAGCCTTCGCGCATTTGCAAAAGCTGCTTCAGCTTCGCAAGCAGCACAAAGCGCTGCAGAGCGGCGAACAAACGGACCTCTTCTCGTCCGAGAAAGGGTTCGCCTATTACCGCGTCAGTGGCGACGACCGTGTGCTTATCGTGCTGAACTCGGGCAGCGACGCGCAAACGATCGCCATCCCGAAGGTGCAGACGCCCCTCGCGAATGCAACTTCCTTTACCGCGCTCGACAGCGCTGCCACGGCACAAACGAGTGGTGACAGCGTCACCGCGAACGTACCCGGCATGACGGTCGCGATTTTCCAGGTCAAGTAG